From bacterium, the proteins below share one genomic window:
- a CDS encoding STAS domain-containing protein, with amino-acid sequence MQIDSETLDNAILKVNLSGRLDVLGAQSIDMKFTALTATQKAHVLVDMSEVSFLASLGMRTLLSSAKALSNRGGHMVLYKPQPNVLDVLDTSGVSSLIPVCNDLEEAKSVLLNHRDS; translated from the coding sequence ATGCAAATTGATTCCGAGACCTTGGACAACGCTATTTTAAAGGTTAATCTGTCTGGTCGACTGGATGTTCTGGGTGCACAATCCATTGATATGAAATTTACAGCGCTGACTGCTACCCAAAAAGCCCATGTGCTGGTAGATATGTCGGAAGTCAGTTTTCTCGCTTCTTTGGGAATGCGCACCCTGCTTTCCTCGGCTAAGGCTTTATCCAACCGTGGCGGACACATGGTGCTCTACAAACCACAGCCCAATGTGCTGGATGTGTTGGATACCTCTGGAGTATCCAGCTTGATCCCTGTTTGTAATGATCTTGAAGAAGCTAAGAGCGTCTTGTTGAATCACCGAGACAGCTGA